A single region of the Chrysoperla carnea chromosome 5, inChrCarn1.1, whole genome shotgun sequence genome encodes:
- the LOC123301714 gene encoding transcriptional repressor protein YY1-like: MADHNNIMCEVEIQPDIQECVEIETIPVDMPCETVETIVECVGVEPMIALQPINENSRDDLVLQTQEEIIDDSGDPLGVYDEIPVPDASEIYVESSPGPSKRRKTNSGRNRSVMRGVRDSSNELLGLHDIPLESKARKWEQKQVQIKTMEGEFSVTMWASGTDDDEGSNPEPDPDYTEYMTGKKIPTEGIPGLDLSDPKQLAEFARPGHKAMVSKVKKQSIDSMDRTIACPHKGCCKMFRDNSAMRKHLHTHGPRVHVCAECGKAFVESSKLKRHQLVHTGEKPFQCTFEGCGKRFSLDFNLRTHVRIHTGDRPYVCPFDGCNKKFAQSTNLKSHILTHAKAKSRNAINRGAVMQTMQPQFVQVEVADVDNSQFIVYAD; this comes from the exons atggCGGATCACAATAATATTATGTGTGAAGTTGAAATACAACCGGACATACAAGAATGCGTGGAAATTGAAACAATACCGGTAGATATGCCCTGTGAAACGGTGGAAACAATTGTTGAGTGTGTTGGTGTTGAGCCTATGATCGCACTACAGCCAATTAATGAGAATAGTAGGGACGATTTAGTTTTACAAACACAAGAGGAAATTATTGACGATTCAGGGGATCCGTTAGGAGTGTACGATGAAATACCAGTGCCTGATGCCTCTGAAATATATGTTGAATCATCACCAGGTCCATCAAAACGTAGAAAAACGAATTCAGGTAGAAATAGATCTGTGATGCGAGGTGTTCGTGATAGTTCGAATGAGTTATTGGGTTTACATGACATTCCACTTGAATCCAAAGCTAGAAAATGGGAACAGAAACAAGTACAAATTAAAACGATGGAGGGTGAATTTTCTGTCACTATGTGGGCTTCTGGTACAGATGATG atgAAGGTTCAAATCCAGAACCTGATCCAGATTATACCGAATACATGACAGGAAAGAAAATACCGACAGAAGGAATACCTGGATTAGATTTAAGTGATCCTAAACAATTAGCTGAATTCGCGAGACCGGGACATAAAGCAATGGTTagcaaagtaaaaaaacaatcaatcgACAGCATGGATAGAACTATTG CATGTCCACATAAAGGCTGCTGTAAAATGTTTAGAGATAATAGTGCCATGAGAAAACATTTACACACGCATGGGCCTCGAGTGCATGTGTGTGCTGAATGTGGTAAAGCGTTTGTAGAAAGTAGTAAATTAAAACGACATCAACTTGTacataccggtgaaaaaccttttcaatgtacGTTCGAAGGATGTGGGAAACGATTTTCATTGGATTTTAATCTTAG GACACATGTCAGAATTCATACCGGTGATCGACCGTACGTATGTCCGTTTGATGGATGCAATAAAAAGTTTGCTCAGTCAACAAACTTGAAAAGTCATATCTTAACACATGCCAAAGCAAA ATCGAGAAACGCTATAAATAGAGGCGCTGTCATGCAAACAATGCAGCCACAATTCGTACAGGTTGAAGTAGCTGATGTCGACAATTCACAATTTATTGTATATgctgattaa
- the LOC123301710 gene encoding myelin expression factor 2 has product MSDSADVRDRSRERDRSRRGEKPSRFSDGGRDRSRDRGDRKFEKRNSNRRVYVSNICYEYRWQDLKDLFRTHVGDVAHVELFVDENEKPRGCGIVEFTDEKAVKKCLSVMHRFDLKGRKLVVREDSGNERDKYGNIISNNRRSDRARDHENLPDLRDEIRLDRGSNLPSLMSANTNLGDKWGNTYGLSPQFLEELDIRGPLLHRIFVANLDYKVDEKKLTEVFKLAGKVLSVELSRDKDGNSRGFAVIEYDHPVESVQAISMLNGQQLYDRKLIVRMDRDRNEGPPKLPDGLKSIGLGLGPNGDPLRDVSRNLPSNTSGGSDSLNASSSILGSVPALHSLSSGIGSSALSNVVGGGSSLANLASSQAAALQASLASVGGLTNPNLTVNLGSVANELALANLSNSGLNASLLSNSVAQNTSLASLAHNLGNQSGLGSLGGNASGLGSGGMSSGGGGMSGNSYSRHDSGNYNSGNSGSQGGASRYASSPSVQDRMASRDYMESRDYDSLPNGVLGSRRSYSQDMKADDYKDFRSASIYSTVNNGSQSRSMSGGGVGGNVQPQSGGQFSRGIIISNLPPSASWSMLREKFRQFGEITYCEMKGNDVGVIQFSDVRHAKEAVEMMDRARVEGRTIDVRFF; this is encoded by the exons ATGAGTGATTCAGCTGATGTTAGAGATCGATCCAGAGAACGTGATCGATCACGTAGAGGTGAGAAGCCATCACGATTCTCTGATGGTGGTCGTGATCGTAGTCGCGATCGTGGagatcgaaaatttgaaaaaagaaattcaaatcgTCGTGTATACGTCTCAAACATTTGTTACGAATACCGTTGGCAAGATTTAAAAGATCTTTTCCGAACTCATGTCGGTGATGTTGCTCATGTCgaattatttgttgatgaaaatGAGAAACCACGTGGTTGTGGTATTGTAGAATTTACGGACGAGAAAGCTGTCAAGAAATGTTTATCAGTTATGCATAGATTCGACTTAAAAGGTCGTAAACTTGTTGTGCGTGAAGATAGTGGAAATGAACGGGATAAGTATGGTAATATTATCAGTAATAATCGTCGATCGGATCGAGCTCGAGATCATGAGAATCTCCCAGATTTACGTGATGAAATACGTCTTGATCGTGGTAGCAATCTTCCATCGCTGATGAGTGCTAACACAAATTTGGGTGATAAATGGGGTAACACATATGGTCTTAGTCCTCAATTTTTAGAAGAATTGGATATTAGGGGCCCCCTTTTACATCGTATCTTTGTTGCTAAT TTGGATTACAAAGTTGATGAAAAGAAACTTACAGAAGTATTTAAGTTAGCGGGTAAAGTTTTGAGTGTTGAATTATCACGAGATAAGGATGGGAATAGTCGAGGTTTTGCTGTTATCGAGTACGATCATCCTGTTGAATCAGTCCAAGCAATTTCCATGTTAAATGGACAACAGTTGTATGATCGTAAACTTATTGTTCGTATGGATCGTGACAGGAACGAAGGACCTCCTAAATTACCAGATGGTTTAAAAAGTATTGGTTTGGGTCTTGGTCCTAATGGAGATCCATTACGTGATGTCAGTCGTAATCTACCTTCAAACACAAGCGGTGGCTCAGATAGTTTAAATGCCAGCTCAAGTATCTTAGGCTCAGTGCCAGCCTTACATTCGTTGAGCAGTGGAATCGGTTCTTCTGCTTTGAGTAACGTTGTTGGTGGTGGTTCGAGTCTTGCAAATCTTGCTAGTTCACAAGCCGCTGCATTACAGGCGAGTTTAGCCAGTGTTGGAGGATTAACAAATCCAAATCTAACAGTCAATTTAGGTAGTGTTGCTAATGAATTAGCATTAGCAAATCTCAGCAATTCAGGATTGAATGCGTCCCTTCTTTCCAATTCAGTGGCACAAAATACATCTTTAGCATCATTGGCACATAATTTAGGCAATCAAAGTGGTTTAGGTTCATTGGGGGGTAATGCTAGTGGATTAGGTTCTGGCGGTATGAGTTCAGGTGGTGGGGGTATGAGTGGAAATAGTTATTCCCGACACGATTCAGGGAATTACAATTCAGGCAATAGTGGTAGCCAAGGTGGAGCTAGCCGTTATGCCTCGTCACCCAGTGTACAAGATCGAATGGCCAGTCGAGATTACATGGAAAGTCGTGATTATGATTCCTTACCAAATGGTGTGCTAGGTAGTCGCCGAAGTTACAGTCAAGATATGAAAGCAGATGATTATAAAGATTTTCGATCGGCATCTATTTATAGTACCGTGAATAATGGTTCACAAAGTCGGTCAATGAGTGGTGGAGGAGTTGGTGGTAATGTTCAACCACAATCTGGGGGTCAATTCTCAAGaggaattattattagtaat TTACCGCCATCGGCATCATGGTCTATGTTAAGAGAGAAATTTAGACAGTTTGGTGAAATTACATATTGTGAAATGAAAGGGAATGATGTGGGTGTTATACAATTTTCAGATGTTCGACACGCTAAAGAAGCAGTTG AAATGATGGATCGTGCACGAGTTGAAGGACGTACAATCGATGTTCGTTTCTTTTAA